A region of the Flintibacter sp. KGMB00164 genome:
GTTCCGCATTTTCGCTATCATTCCCTGGGCATTCCCGGCCATTGCCACCGCCATGACCTGGAAGTGGCTGCTCAACGGAATCTACGGCTTTATTCCCACCATGATGAAGGATCTGGGTCTGACCGAGGGCCTGATCCAGTTTTTGAGCAACAGCGACCTGGTGCTGCCCACCCTGGTGGGAATCAACATCTGGTTTGGTGCGCCGCTTATCATGGTCAATGTGTACGCGGCCCTGCAGACCATCCCTCGGGACCAGTACGAGGCGGCCCAGATCGACGGCGCCAACGCCTGGCAGTCCTTCCGGTATGTCACCGCCCCCCACATCCGCACCGTGGTGGGTCTGCTGGTGGTACTGCGTACCGTGTGGGTGTTCAACAACTTTGATATCATCTACATGATCACCGGCGGCGGTCCGGCGGGCGCCAGCACCACCATGCCCATTTTCATCTACGACACCGGCTGGACCGGACGTCTGGTGGGCAAGGCCTCGGCGGCCTCCATCCTGCTGCTGCTCTTCCTGATCATCCTGTGCGTGCTGTACTTCTCGGTGATCAACCGCTGGGAGAAGGAGGATGGCTAAGATGAATAAACGGAAAAAATTCTCTCCGGGCGGCTGTTTTTCCTATGTCTATCTGATCGTGCTGTCCGTCATCTCGGTGTTCCCTCTGCTGTGGCTGCTGGTATCCGCCTTCAAATCCAGCGGAGAGATGCTGGCCCATCCCACCACCTTCCTGCCCATTGACTGGACACTGGAAAACTTCAAAACCGTCCTGTTTACCCTGAAATTTACCGTCAACATCAAAAACAGCCTGATCGTTGCCCTGTGTACCACGGTCATTGCCACCTTTATCTCCGCCCTGGCCGCCTATGGTATCATCCGTTTCTTCCCCAAGCTGGGCAACATCATGACCAAGATCCTGATTACCACCTACATGTTCCCCTCCATCATGCTGGTCATCCCCTACGCCGTGGTCATGAATGTGCTGCATCTGACCAACAGCCGGGTGGGCCTGGTGCTGGTGTACATGTCCTTCAGCGTACCCTACGCCGTGTGGATGCTGGTGGGATTTTTCAAGACGGTGCCCATCGACATTGAGGAGTCGGGGCGGATCGACGGAGCCAACCGGTTCCAGGTATTCACCCGCATCGTGCTGCCTCTGGTCCGGCCCGGCATCGTCTCCACCGCCATCTATGTGTTCATCAACGCGTGGAACGAGTTCCTCTACGCCCTGCTGCTGGTGAGCAGCTCCACCAAGACCACCCTGTCGGTGGCGGTCAAGACCCTGGAGGGCGCGGATATCCTCAACTGGGGCTCCATGATGGCGGCCAGCGCCATTGTGGTTCTCCCCTCCATCATTTTCTTCTGTATGATCCAAAACAAAATCGCCGGCGGACTGGCCGACGGCGCGGTAAAATAAGAAAGGCAGGTTACATACTATGAAGACCATCGGTTACGCCATTGTGGGTGTGGGATACTTCGGTGCCGAGCTGGGCCGCATCATGAACGAGCAGGAAGGGGCCCGGGTGGTGGCCGTCCTGGACCCAGAAAACGGGGAGACCATCGCCAAGGAGTACGGCTGTGACGTGGAGACCGATCTGGATACCTTGTGCGCCCGGCCTGACGTGGATGCGGTACTGGTGGCGACTCCCAACTACCTCCACAAGGAGCCCGTGCTGACCGCCGCCCGGCATAAGAAGCATGTCTTCTGTGAAAAGCCCATGGCCCTGTGCTATGCTGACTGTGACGAAATGGTCAAGACGGCCCAGGAAAACGGTGTGATTTTCATGGCCGGCCATGTCATGAACTTCTTCCGGGGCGTGCGCCACGCCAAGCAGCTCATTGCTGAGGGCAAGATCGGCCGGGTGCTCTATGCCCACTCCGCCCGCAACGGCTGGGAGGAGCCGCAGCCGGAGATCAGCTGGAAAAAGATCCGGGCTAAATCCGGCGGACACCTGTACCACCACATCCATGAAGTGGACTGCATCCAGTTCATCATGGGTCCCGCCACCGAGGTCACCATGACGGGCGGCAATGTGGCCCATCAGGGAGAGCAGTTCGGCGACGAGGACGATATGCTGTTCCTGAACCTGGAGTTCGGTAACAACACCTACGCTCTCATTGAGTACGGTTCCGCCTTCCACTGGCCGGAGCACTATGTGCTCATCCAGGGCACCGAGGGCGCCATCCGCATCGACATGTGCAACGTGGGTATGACGGTAAAGACCAAGGACGGCAAGGAGGAGCACTACCTGGTCCACGAGACCAAGGAGGAGGACGACGACCGTACCCACATCTACCACAGCACTGAGATGGACGGCGCCATCCAGTACGGCCACCCCGGCAAGAAGCCTCCCCTGTGGCTGCACGGCATCATGAAAAATGAGATGAAGTACTTTAACGGCATCATGCACGGCGAGCCCGTTCCCGACGAGTTCCGGCCCCTCATGACCGGCCAGGCTGCCCGGGCCGCCATCGCCACCGCCGATGCGGCCACCCGCTCTCTGCGGGAGGACCGCAAGGTGAAGATCTCGGAGATCACCGGCTGATCTGGTACAGCGGCGAAAAATGTCCGGCCGTGGACGAAAAAGGAGTCGATCCATTATGATCTATGACAGCCTGAAGCATCTGGAGCAGTATCAAGGCATCTTCCCCCGCCTCTACCGGGGATTGGAGCTGCTGCGTACCACCGACTTTTCCACCCTGGAGGATAAGCTGTATGAAGTAGAAGGGAGAGATCTCTTCTTCTCCCTCCAGTCCTACGACAGTAAGCCGGCCAACGACACCCCTGAGGCCCACCGGGACTACATTGATATCCAGTTCCTGGTGGAGGGGGAGGAAAAGATCGGGATTGCTCCTCTGGAGGATATGGTGGAGGAAGTGGAGGGCCGCCCGGACAGCGACATTTGGTTTTACCGCGGACCGGTGGATGAAATCACCCTCACCGGAGATCGGTTTGCCGTCTTCTTCCCTGGCGACGCCCACGCCCCCGGGATTGCGCCGGAGAAGCCCGCCCACTGCCGCAAGTGCGTGGTGAAGGTAAAGCTGTAAACACCTGGATAATCAATTTATAAAGGAAACAACCGCCCGGCGCATCGGTATGGTGCGCCGGGTGGTTTTATATCGCAGGAGATATAGTAAAAATAGAAGGTTAGAAACATAGATATTGACCTTAGGAAAAGATTAAACACATACGCTTGTATCATAGGGTGAAGATTTAGAGAAAGACACAATTACGCGGCACAAATTGTTTGTGTTATAATACCTTCACAATTGCATGGGCGGGTCCCCGAGTGTGGTTATCACACTTTTGGGGACCCGCCTTTTTGATGCTTTGTTTTGTTTTGTTTTGTGTCAAGGAGGTCAATCTATGGAGCAAACATCCAACCGTTATCTGGCTCAGGCGCCGATTGGGGGCCTGATGCTGAAATTTGCTGTTCCCTGTATTCTCTCTCTGCTGGTCTCGTCCCTTTACAATATTGTGGACCAGATTTTCATTGGCTGGGGCGTAGGATATCTGGGCAACGGTGCAACCAATGTGGTCTTTCCCATCACGGTCATTGCGCTGGCAGTAGCCCTGATGATCGGTGACGGCTGTGCAGCTTTTTTGAGTATTTGCCAGGGCAAACATGATACCGAGAGCGCCCACCGCAGTGTGGGCAACGCGATCACCCTGCTGCTGATCTGCAGTGTGGTGCTGGTGGTGCTGTTTATCCTGTTTCGGGATGTGATTCTGGCGGCTTTTGGTGCCACAGAGAACAATCTCCCCTATGCCATCGATTATTTCAATATTATTATCATCGGCATTCCCTTTTATATCGTGACAAACGGCCTTAACTCCATCATCCGGGCGGATGGCAGTCCTAAATTTGCTATGCTGTCTACCCTGGTGGGCTGTGTTCTGAATGTGATCCTGGACCCCATTGCAATTTTTGTGCTGCAGTGGGGTGTTTCCGGTGCGGCTCTGGCTACCATTGCCGGTCAGATCGTCTCCACCATCCTGGGAGTGGGCTACCTATTTCACGCCCGTTCCTTTCATCTGCGCAAAGAGAGCTTTCTGCCTCGGGGCAGTCTGCTGGGAAAGATCCTGCCTTTGGGTATCAGCAGCCTGCTGACCCAACTGTCGATCGTAATCATTATGGGCGTGATGAACACCACCCTGGTGAAATACGGCGCTCTGTCTGAGTATGGTGCCGACATTCCCATGACCGTAGTAGGCATTGTAATGAAGGTGTTCCAGATCGTCATTGCCTTTGTGGTGGGCATTGCCGCAGGCTGTCAGCCTATTGTGGGCTATAACTACGGCGCGGGCAACGGTCAGCGAGTCCGCCAGATTTTCAAGACGATGATGCTGGCAGAGGCTGTGGTCGGTCTGGTGTCCATGCTGGCTTTTCAGATTTTCCCGGTGCAGATCATCTCTCTCTTCGGCAGCGAGAGTGACCTATACAACCAGTTTGCGACTTATGCCTTCCGGATCTATCTCTCTACCATCCTGCTGTGCTGTATCCATAAGTCTATCAGCATCTTCCTGCAGTCCCTGGGTAAGCCGGTACAGTCCATGCTTCTTTCTCTGCTGCGGGACTTTATTCTGTGTGTGCCTCTGATCCTGATATTCCCGATGTTTGTGGAGCCGGGGGTTATGGGACCGCTGTACTCTGCGCCTATTGCAGACGTTGTTACCTTGCTGGTGGCAGGGGTTATGATGGCCAGTGTTTTGAAAAAGCTGAATCAAATGGAGGAATCCCACAATTTAATACTAAAGAGTGTAGAAACGGCGTGACCTGCGGGTCACGCCGTTTTAGTCTGTCAAGAAAGACGGCTATGCGCCAAGCATAAGCCAGCTATTTATAGCGAATAGAGAGCGTATGACTATGTTCATTGAAAGGAAAGGTTCCCTCACAGGAGATAACTGGGCAATCTTTGGACTCTGAGAGAAAATATAAGTTATTTAGAATAAGTCAAGAAATAACAGGAGAAGAATCGTTTAAGGAAGACAATTGGACCAGCAGCCAGGCACGGGCCTGCGCCCACTCCTTTTTTCCGGGCGTGATTTGCAGGACATAGTTTACCCGGCCCAGCAGGCGGGCCAGATAGTGCGCCTCGGATTCTTTAATCCCAAGGTGGGCCATATGGTCAGACACGCCGAATTTTTGGCAGAAATACAGCTCCTGCCGCAGGCTGCGCAGGTAATCGGATGGGACAGCGGGCTTTTCATTTACTACAAGGCCGGTGACGGTCTGCCGCTGTCCGGCGGGGAGATATTTGCTCTTGCTCTCGTTGAGAAAGAAGCCCATCTCGCGTAGTTTTTGGGAGACAAAGGCTTTGACCTCTCTGGGGTCAAAAGCGCCGGAGAAGGTCATGTCGTCGCAGTAACGGGTATAGCGGATGGAACGGGACCGACACCATGCGCCTACATCCTCGTCAAATTGTGCCATGATGATATTAGTGATGGCCGGGGAACTGGGCGCGCCCTGAGGCAGTGTGTCCCGGTAGTAGCAGAGCATGGCCAGCAAGATCCGCAGCGGCTCGGCGTAGATTTCCGGCGGGAACGCCTTCTCTTTGACCGTGGAGTAGAGAATGCTGTCGAAGAAATGCCGGATATCCAGCTTTAAAATTCCGGGCTGCCCTGCGTGGGGCGCGGCATTGCGCAGGGTGCTTGCGCCATAGCGGTAGGCTGAGGCATAGCGGGAAATGGGCATGGGAAGCAGTAGGACCTGCGTGATGCGCCGCTGAATGTGCTTGAGAATGGGATCGGGCACAGAGAGTTCCCGAACGCCGCCATCCCGTTTGGGAAGCTGGACCTTGTGGTAGTGTGTTTCCACAGTGTTGCTCACGCCGTACAAGGTCTTGGCGGGAATCCCTAAATCACGCACAAGGGAGGAGAGCTCCCGATAGACGATCAAAAAGCTCTCCTCCCTTCTTTGCCTGTCCAGCGATACAAATGTGTATGGGGAAGCGTGCAGCGGTATCATGAAGCACATCGGCGATGTGCGGTAATACCGCCAGCGCTTTCTCCTGAGCGCAGCGAATACGATGGAATCCATAAACCCGGCCGCGACACGCGGACGAGGTCCAAAGACGGACAAAAACTATCGCTTTCCAGGCAGAAAATAGCAATATGCGATGTTATGAGATATTATAGCAGGCATTTTAAGGCTGTCAAGCAGGCGAGGGAAAAGCGGTTGTCCTGGTGGTGGGGCTGTGTTATACTGAGCGCAGCAAAGGGAAAACTGATACATACCTGCGTGGAAAGAGAGCGCCTTCCCCCTGCTCTGCTTTCCTGGGAAAGGAGGCGCTGCTATGAACGGTTCTCCCAAAACTCTGCTCAAGAAAGTTCCCGTAGGAATGCGTACTATCAAGACAGCTCTGGCGGTGACCCTCTCCCTGATGGCGGTGGAATATTACGGAGCCAGCACCGCGAAAGTGGTGTTCGCCACCATTGGCGCCATCTCTGCGGTGGGACCCACTTTTACCGCCTCCCTGCTGGCCTGCATGACGCAGATCTGCGGAGTGACAGTGGGAGCGCTGCTGGCTATGGCGCTGATGGCGCTCCACCCGCCTGGAATTGTGGGCGTGGGGATTGGAATTATGGTGATCATCACCAGCTATCACCACTTAAAATTGAAGTTGGTACCGGTACTGCCCTGCCTGGTGCTGGTCAATATCTGTCTCAACCCCCAGGTGGAGGCCGTTTCCTATTCCCTGGGGCGCATCTGGGATACCGCCATCGGGCTAGCCATTGGAATGCTTGTGAATACTCTGATCTTTCCCTATGACAATAGCCGAACAATCCGTCAGATGATGGAGAGTCTGGATGACGATCTGATCCGCATCCTGGAGGATTTGTTCGATGGGGATGACCATCTGCCCAACGCGGATGATCTGGAAAAGAAGGTAGACGCCTTGGAGGGACAGCTGGCGATTTTTTCTCAGCAACGGCTGCTGCGGCGTAAGCGGCAAAAGCGGGAGATCCAGCGGCTCTCCACCTGTGAGGATACGGCCCAGGCTCTGATGGTGGAGCTGGCGGCATTGTGCAGCATGCCTGCGGTAGGCCGGCTCAATCCGGAGAACCGGCAGGTGCTGCTGGCTCTGGGAGCAAAGGTCAGCCGGGAGACACCGGTTGGGGAGACGACAGAAGATGTGGTGTCCAACTACCACGTGTCTCAGGTGCTTCGTCTGCGGCAAAAGCTGAAAGGACAGCTGGCGGGCAGGCGTAGGTGAAATAAGAACGTGGGCAACTGGCTCGGTATGCTGAGCTAGTTGCCTTTTTATATCTTGTGAGAATCAACGATAACCATGCTGCGAAAAAAGAATTCCCCGCGGCAGCTCATAAGAGTGCCGCGGGGAATCAAAACAATTTGCCGGGTGTTGCAGACAGTTAGGCGGTAAGAGCAACAAACTGGCTCATAATAGTAGCCACCTGAGCACGAGTAGCCAGACCCTGGGGATCCAGGGCGTTATTGCCCATGCCGGAGATCAGGCCGTTCTCAACAGCCCAAGCCATGGCCTGAGCGGCCCAATCGCTGGCGTTGCCGGCATCCACAAAGCTGTTCAGGTTGCCGGTGGGAGCGGGCTTGCCCGCGTAATTCCACAGCATAAGGGCCAGCTGCTCACGGTTCAGATTGCCATCCATATTGGTGCCGTCAGAGATGCCGTTTTCCATGGCCCACTGCTGGCCGGCAGCGTACCAGGCCTCGCCGTCAGAAGCGGCGGTGTTGGCGCCGTCATAGGAGGCCAGAACGGTGACGATCATGGAACGGGTCATAACGGTCTCGGGGGCAAAGGTGGTGGCGCTGGTACCGGAGAAGAGGTTGCGGCTGGTAGCAAAGTCGATGTAGCTGGCGCCCCAGTACTGGTTGGAGACATCATCGAAGTCCTTGGAGTTGTCCACGATCTTGACGGTGTCGCCGTCAGCCAGGGTAACCGCCACGCCGTTTTCGGTGGTCAGGGTAGTCTTGATGATCTCCTCGGTGCCGTCAGCCTTGACCAGAACGGCCACGGTGCCGGAGGTGACGTTCTCCACGGGGATCTCCACCTTGGCGGAGGTGCTGGAGGGCAGAGTCACGGTGACGGTGGCAGCCTCATCCCGGTCGGAAGTCACGGGGACCTCGGGCATGGGCAGAGCCACGGCCTCGCCCTTGTCGGCGGCCTCGTTCACGACAGCGGCGGGCAGCTTGACCTCGGCCTCCACCTGGCCGTTCTTGGAGACGGTGGTGGTGGAAGAAGAGCCGTCCTTGTTGTCCACGGTAGTCTTGCTGGAGCCGTCAGTGTTCTCGATCACCTCGGTCTTATTGCCCTCGGTGTCGGTAGTGGTAGTAGTGGTGGTGCCGTCCTTCTTGGTCTCGACCACTTCGGAGGAGCCGTCGGGGTACTTGGTGGTCTCGGTGGTGGAGCCGTCGGGCTTAGTCACGGTAGTGGTGGTAGAGCCGTCGGGGTTCTTCTCAGTCTCGGTCTGGTTGCCGGAACCAGAGGAGGAACCGCCGCCGGTGGGGATGTAGCTCCACAGAGCGGTGAAGGTGGTGTCCTTGGAGATGGTCACCTGAGCGTTTGCTGCGTAGGACTTGCTGCCGTCGCTCCAGCCGTTGAAGCTGTAACCAGCCTTGCTGGGAGCGGCGGGGAGAGTAATGGTGCAGTTGGCAGAAACCAGATACTGAGCTACCACAGCATCCCCATCCTTAACGATAGCAACCGTCTGAGTGTTGCCCTCGTCCACATAGACAGGGAGCTTGCTATTCAACATATCCATGGTATTGTTGAGGAGGGTGACATTGCTGGTGTTGACCCCCAGACGAATGCCACTGGAATACTCGTTATATTCGTAGTTAGCAAAAGAAATATTCTGGAACACATTGTTGCGGATCACAATGTTGTCGCTTCCGCTATTCTGGGCAGTTCCATCTGCTGCAATGTTAATGGCATTGTACTTGGTACCGTTGAACTGGCAGTTTTCAATCACGGCATTGCTCATACGGTTAAAATACATACCGTACATAAAGTTATTAAAGGTACAGCCACTTACTTCAAGATATCCGATGGGGCTGGTTTTATGGTAGGTGGAGGTAATTGCCATCTCACGGCCAATGGTTTCAAGGGTATTGCCGCCATTGAAAACAACATTCTGAATCTTGGTCACATTATCGGCATTGCCACCGGTAAAGGTACCGTTAAAATACACCGCAGAAGTCTGGGCGCCAGTGGCCTGATAGGAGATGGTCAGATCCTTCAGCACACTACCCTCACTGCCGCCAGCAAAGGTAAACATACCATTGCCGTAGTCCACACTGCTGAAACCGGCAATAACAGTCTCGGTGCCAGAACCCTGAATGGTAACCTTTTTATTCAGAACGATGCACTGATTTTCTTCCAACTCATAGGTGCCGCTATTAAGAACTACCGTCGTATTCGGCTGAATTTTACTATTTAAGACCTGATCAGCCAAAGCGATGCCATCATCCACAATGATGGTCAGATTATCGTTATT
Encoded here:
- a CDS encoding sugar ABC transporter permease; protein product: MKSKSHAARTGGIYGSKVTRWVFVGPAMLVVICLLVYPLLSTLVYSFTNKTMIRPDFDVVGFQNYISLLKDEEFFTAFGHTLFWTVCSVLGQVIVGFIGALCLNRVKNNVAKNMFRIFAIIPWAFPAIATAMTWKWLLNGIYGFIPTMMKDLGLTEGLIQFLSNSDLVLPTLVGINIWFGAPLIMVNVYAALQTIPRDQYEAAQIDGANAWQSFRYVTAPHIRTVVGLLVVLRTVWVFNNFDIIYMITGGGPAGASTTMPIFIYDTGWTGRLVGKASAASILLLLFLIILCVLYFSVINRWEKEDG
- a CDS encoding carbohydrate ABC transporter permease, producing MNKRKKFSPGGCFSYVYLIVLSVISVFPLLWLLVSAFKSSGEMLAHPTTFLPIDWTLENFKTVLFTLKFTVNIKNSLIVALCTTVIATFISALAAYGIIRFFPKLGNIMTKILITTYMFPSIMLVIPYAVVMNVLHLTNSRVGLVLVYMSFSVPYAVWMLVGFFKTVPIDIEESGRIDGANRFQVFTRIVLPLVRPGIVSTAIYVFINAWNEFLYALLLVSSSTKTTLSVAVKTLEGADILNWGSMMAASAIVVLPSIIFFCMIQNKIAGGLADGAVK
- a CDS encoding Gfo/Idh/MocA family oxidoreductase, which codes for MKTIGYAIVGVGYFGAELGRIMNEQEGARVVAVLDPENGETIAKEYGCDVETDLDTLCARPDVDAVLVATPNYLHKEPVLTAARHKKHVFCEKPMALCYADCDEMVKTAQENGVIFMAGHVMNFFRGVRHAKQLIAEGKIGRVLYAHSARNGWEEPQPEISWKKIRAKSGGHLYHHIHEVDCIQFIMGPATEVTMTGGNVAHQGEQFGDEDDMLFLNLEFGNNTYALIEYGSAFHWPEHYVLIQGTEGAIRIDMCNVGMTVKTKDGKEEHYLVHETKEEDDDRTHIYHSTEMDGAIQYGHPGKKPPLWLHGIMKNEMKYFNGIMHGEPVPDEFRPLMTGQAARAAIATADAATRSLREDRKVKISEITG
- a CDS encoding YhcH/YjgK/YiaL family protein, with translation MIYDSLKHLEQYQGIFPRLYRGLELLRTTDFSTLEDKLYEVEGRDLFFSLQSYDSKPANDTPEAHRDYIDIQFLVEGEEKIGIAPLEDMVEEVEGRPDSDIWFYRGPVDEITLTGDRFAVFFPGDAHAPGIAPEKPAHCRKCVVKVKL
- a CDS encoding MATE family efflux transporter, giving the protein MEQTSNRYLAQAPIGGLMLKFAVPCILSLLVSSLYNIVDQIFIGWGVGYLGNGATNVVFPITVIALAVALMIGDGCAAFLSICQGKHDTESAHRSVGNAITLLLICSVVLVVLFILFRDVILAAFGATENNLPYAIDYFNIIIIGIPFYIVTNGLNSIIRADGSPKFAMLSTLVGCVLNVILDPIAIFVLQWGVSGAALATIAGQIVSTILGVGYLFHARSFHLRKESFLPRGSLLGKILPLGISSLLTQLSIVIIMGVMNTTLVKYGALSEYGADIPMTVVGIVMKVFQIVIAFVVGIAAGCQPIVGYNYGAGNGQRVRQIFKTMMLAEAVVGLVSMLAFQIFPVQIISLFGSESDLYNQFATYAFRIYLSTILLCCIHKSISIFLQSLGKPVQSMLLSLLRDFILCVPLILIFPMFVEPGVMGPLYSAPIADVVTLLVAGVMMASVLKKLNQMEESHNLILKSVETA
- a CDS encoding reverse transcriptase family protein, producing the protein MIVYRELSSLVRDLGIPAKTLYGVSNTVETHYHKVQLPKRDGGVRELSVPDPILKHIQRRITQVLLLPMPISRYASAYRYGASTLRNAAPHAGQPGILKLDIRHFFDSILYSTVKEKAFPPEIYAEPLRILLAMLCYYRDTLPQGAPSSPAITNIIMAQFDEDVGAWCRSRSIRYTRYCDDMTFSGAFDPREVKAFVSQKLREMGFFLNESKSKYLPAGQRQTVTGLVVNEKPAVPSDYLRSLRQELYFCQKFGVSDHMAHLGIKESEAHYLARLLGRVNYVLQITPGKKEWAQARAWLLVQLSSLNDSSPVIS
- a CDS encoding aromatic acid exporter family protein; translation: MNGSPKTLLKKVPVGMRTIKTALAVTLSLMAVEYYGASTAKVVFATIGAISAVGPTFTASLLACMTQICGVTVGALLAMALMALHPPGIVGVGIGIMVIITSYHHLKLKLVPVLPCLVLVNICLNPQVEAVSYSLGRIWDTAIGLAIGMLVNTLIFPYDNSRTIRQMMESLDDDLIRILEDLFDGDDHLPNADDLEKKVDALEGQLAIFSQQRLLRRKRQKREIQRLSTCEDTAQALMVELAALCSMPAVGRLNPENRQVLLALGAKVSRETPVGETTEDVVSNYHVSQVLRLRQKLKGQLAGRRR
- a CDS encoding S-layer homology domain-containing protein, which codes for MSSYWKVSYTMDVTESMLEQNNVNASLWIQVDEAGENGAASQQDCVDWAIIQFINTDTIKWQSWDAYGSGSWKDISDITTTAGTYTIDVEFANGYLTQYINGVQINAYDIGVSETAPVAVITQGKSFGDAFDVAMSVPTITTQAPEVVNIQTVDQLAAAIKKQQDGQTWNIAAGTYTLTRTQLDMYKDWKNPFTSFQSGWYFPLYADDLTINGIGDVIITSDVETANGAWATQDFVSVWGNGITIDNVDILSKDYQNKVIEIMGQNFTLRNAEMKKVNEWGSGSITFNSQINNGDIGTATIENVKLYAWISTNYSKTGTLNASDVTIDFTDNEYAGYTDSEHPEWGYGWCPGIFNNSSNVAVNNDNLTIIVDDGIALADQVLNSKIQPNTTVVLNSGTYELEENQCIVLNKKVTIQGSGTETVIAGFSSVDYGNGMFTFAGGSEGSVLKDLTISYQATGAQTSAVYFNGTFTGGNADNVTKIQNVVFNGGNTLETIGREMAITSTYHKTSPIGYLEVSGCTFNNFMYGMYFNRMSNAVIENCQFNGTKYNAINIAADGTAQNSGSDNIVIRNNVFQNISFANYEYNEYSSGIRLGVNTSNVTLLNNTMDMLNSKLPVYVDEGNTQTVAIVKDGDAVVAQYLVSANCTITLPAAPSKAGYSFNGWSDGSKSYAANAQVTISKDTTFTALWSYIPTGGGSSSGSGNQTETEKNPDGSTTTTVTKPDGSTTETTKYPDGSSEVVETKKDGTTTTTTTDTEGNKTEVIENTDGSSKTTVDNKDGSSSTTTVSKNGQVEAEVKLPAAVVNEAADKGEAVALPMPEVPVTSDRDEAATVTVTLPSSTSAKVEIPVENVTSGTVAVLVKADGTEEIIKTTLTTENGVAVTLADGDTVKIVDNSKDFDDVSNQYWGASYIDFATSRNLFSGTSATTFAPETVMTRSMIVTVLASYDGANTAASDGEAWYAAGQQWAMENGISDGTNMDGNLNREQLALMLWNYAGKPAPTGNLNSFVDAGNASDWAAQAMAWAVENGLISGMGNNALDPQGLATRAQVATIMSQFVALTA